The stretch of DNA gctttgtgctgacagttgagagcctacagcctgatttggattctgtgtctccctctctttgcctctcccccacttgcgctcgctctctctctctctctctctctctctctcacaaaaataaacatttgaaaaaaatgttttaaatgggcagaagattggaacagacatttttccaaagatggaaaaacaggcacatgaaaagatgttcaacatcattaatcattaaggaaatgcaaatcaaaaccacagtgagatgtcacctcatGTCAGTTAGAATGGCTAtgatcaaaaagataagaaattacAACTGTCAACAAGAATATGGAGGAAAGGTAACCCTCATAAACTGCTtatgggaatgtaagttggtgcagccactatggaaaaaagtatagatgttcctcaaaaacttaaaaatagaactgccatatgattGAGTAATTcctcttctgggtatttatctgaagaaaatgaaaatactaattcaaaaagatatgtgcttCCCTGTGCTCatcatagcattatttataacagcatggatattaaaataacataaatctcCATCGATAGATGAGTGGATTAAGAAGAcgtggaatatatatacaatggaatgctactcagacattaaaaaaaaaaaaatgaaatcttgccatttgccacaacatgaaTTGACTTGGAAGGTATTAGGTTAAATGAAataggtcagacagagaaagacaaataccatatgattttacttctatgtggaatcttaaaaaaataaaataaatgcatagatacagagaatagaatggctgttgcctggggcggggggggggcggtttgTAGGAtggaaaataggtgaaggggctcaggaggtacagacttccagttttaaaataaattaagttctGCGATGTAATAAACAGCACTGTGAATACTGCCAATAGCATTGTAGTATACATTTGAAAGATGCCAAAAGAGTaagtcttaaaagttctcattgtggggctcctggtggcttaatctgttaagcatctgacttcagcttaggtcatgatcgctCACTTCATGAATTCAAttcccacatggagctctgtgctgacagctcagaacctggaccctgctttggattctgtctctctctctctctctctctctctgccccttcgccacTTGTcaatctctccctcaaaaataaataaacatttaatcaataaaaataaaagttctcatcacaagaaaacaaattataactcTGTATGgagacagatggtaactagacttactgaTCATCTTACGGTGTGGACAAATGTTGAACCATTAtgttctatacctgaaactaatatgttacttgtcaattacacttcaattaaaagttatatttgttgggatgcctaggtggcttagtcagttaaagcatccaactttattccggctcaggtaatgatctcagagttgtgagactgggccctgtgttgggctcaagactgagcatggaacctgcttaagattcattctctctctctctctcactctcactctcactctcactctcactctctttctctccccttctctctctccccctctttctgtacCCCTTCCGCactgctcacatgcatgtgcatgtgtacactctaaaaatacatatatatttcctggATCAAAGATATTTTATGATACATCATCTACCTTCATACATAGCTTTAGCTGCTAACCATAGCAAGTAATGCATGTAACATGAATCAAGCTCTGTTTCCAGCCCTTCCTCAGCACTGACTTAGACTTTTCCAGAAAACAAGAGTTTCACAAAATAAAGTCCAGACAGATCTTAATGAATGtcagtgttatttcttttttttttttttgattgactAGATTATAGCAGGTTAGTCATAAACTcttttgagaatctgatgaaaatTGTGGATCTTCTACCCACAGGTATCTGTgcttcaacaaataattttagGGGGTTTAGGGATGCAACCCTCCATGAAGTTCAGTTTTAAggttattttactatatataagaGGATAGCCTCCAGTCTAGCCCATCACTGGAATTCTTACAGCTCTGGCCTAAAGTGAGACACCTAGTGCAGACTTAGAGCATACTGTCTGCTCAATAAATGCCAGTTTCCTTGTATTTCAAAGTTTCTCTGCTCCTCATGGGAACTCCTTGGTGTTCCATACATTCCCTTTGATATTAGTGTTATTTCTCTTATCTTCACCAAGATGGATCACACCCACAGCATGGAAGTTGACTTGGTGATTCCCATGGCATTAATATTACTTCTCCTTTGGCTGTAGACATGGATCTTCTCTACATCAGTAggacatttttcattctttttgctcaCCCAGCATCTGAACCTACCCTTATATATGGCATATACATTACCCCCTTACATGTCTGGTTGAGAGATAAACTTCATCTTGTGATGTAGAAACCTAAAATGAAGATACTTTCTTTCTTGTGTCCCTTGCCTAGTACATGGACATTTAGTGTAGGATCAACCAATTTTATGCATCTCCCATAGACTTTGAACTGAGAACTTCATTGTGATACAATGAAGCAGGGCTCACGGAGACTGGTCTCTGGCAGCAGTGACAGCTGGAATCAGTAGTTCCAATATTATTGCCATACCAGTATTATGGCAGCATCTAGAGTCATTACCAGTAAGACCAGCAATATAAGCCAGTGTCTAGTGCCTTGTGGCAATCAGTGGCTTCAAGTCTGAAAGAGTTCTGCACATTAAGCCATGCCTGTTAAAGACTTCAGTATAAGCTTCCTTTCTTGAGCATCGGTATTACTAGTTTCTCCAACATACGATggcatttctttttacaaaatctTCAATAGTAATCTTCAGTctggaaatacatatatattttatgtatatatgtgtgtgtgtgtgtatacatataaaattttcatgaatTCTCCATCAATGtggctcttttaaaataatgggtTTAGGAAAACAAGTCATTAGAAAGTGACTGAGAAACTCTCAGGTGCATTACATGCAGAGAGAAACTAGAGAATACAGCATTTCTTTGCTTATATCTCAAGCAGATAACCATATTCATCTATTCATGAATGTTCACTGAAAATTTTACATGGTTCATTATTGAACAGAAATGGAATCAGACTCTGCTATTTCATAGATTTTGGAGTAGGTTACTTAACTTAGCTTTTCTGTGTCTCAActgctcttgtgtgtgtgtgtgtgtgtgtatgtgtgtgtgcgcacacaggcatatatatatttcctaaagGGGGTAGAGAGTTTATAATCTCTGTGTCAAAGATGTTTTTGATATGCATTTCATATATCAAAACCTGGCTCTAGGAAGGTACTCACTAACAAGGCTATTCTCCTTGATCTGGCATTCAGAGACCTTCACATTGGATCCCAGCTCACCTTTCCAACAATCTCTTATCTTAtcacttcccctttctctttctctcttcccaatGCTTTGGTAACACTAGATTTTTTGTCATACGTTAGCATGCCATAAACAAGTTTGTACATCTTTGTTCCCTGTGCTTGGAATGTGCTTCTCCCCTGTTTTCTTATTCACTCCCCAAAGTTTACCTCACTTGTCCCAAAACGTCTTAAACACGCTAAAAAGGTTAATTACTCCCTCCCAGGTACACCCATGGAAACTTAATTAAAGCCAGTTGATTAATCCATTCAGCTAGAGAACTCACAGGTAAGTATGTGGATGGGCTTGCATCCGAACTCCCAAGAtccttttaaaatagagatttctattttaatatatatttatatttaaataaatatatttttatatatattcttagcTTTGACATTGTGAGGGAATGGAGCTTATGTGAAGGATGGAGAGGGTCAGACTAAAGGTTAGAACGTCATCCTCATTGTCTCGATAAATTTGTAGGAGAATTCTGATGTACTCTAGTGGACACATTTGAAAAGTAAAAGTGCTGATGTACAATAgtttctttcaaagaattaaaaaataagagaaatgtgtTTCCCTGTAGATTCCAGAGTTTACACAAATGACAGTCTGAGAGACCAGCAAGAACTAATGTTAAACCCAAACACCAAACATGGCCTTAAGCATTGTTGAGAgcttacttcattttcttttttccttatctataacagatatatttaatgaaatatcaTAAGCAACACATTAAGTAATTTTGTCAAAATGCTacctaaattataaataaaattttcttgaaataatttaggaaaatattttattttaatggaagaaaggaaactaCTCTTTAATGTCTTACAGGAAGAGTTGTTTAATACAGATATTTCCTAATaaaatgactataaaaataaGCACGTATTTTGTCTAGATATTATTGTCTTTATTACAAAACATATTTTGTGTTGAGGTAACATTTCAAAAGATATTTGGCAAAAATCAATTGAATTCTATGTACACAATTTTGCTATGTACAACATATGTAAAGGACTCAGAGAATAGTTTTCCTAGCATTGCACATAGACtgactttaggaaaaaaataaaactaaaagttatCTATTCAAAGAGGGATCTCTTTCTACTATTTCCCACCCAGTCCTCCATATCATATCACCAGTTGTGAGTGAGGCAGTGTTCATGGGAATTTCACAAAAAGCATCAAAAGAAGGTTTTGTTTATCCAAAATACCTCCTGTGCCATATTTTGAAAGTGTTTCACAAACTAAATATTTAATCATATAGAATTCACTATTGCTTATCCCAAGAATAATCAGAATTCTCTTGTCTTCAGTGGAGAAATCTTGTGCAGTGCTCCAACTCTAGTGTCCTTCTGTTGTGAAGCCCTCCCTGGTTTTCCAAGGCAAAGGTAGTCCCATCTTCTgtgcttccatatattttgttCATACCTCTTACAGTCTTCAGAAAACTGCATTGCTATAATTCTTGTTTCCCTCATATGTGTCCCTCTTTagctttttaactttatttatccCTCTATGAGCTCCTCAGGAGCAAGAAACTAGCCTTAAGCTTCTTCATATCCCAGCAcctaccacagtgcctggcatgtaatagAACCTCAATAACTATTATGTTAATGAGTTAGTAACTATTTCAGTTGTGAAGCCATAGTGCACATCCTTCCTTGCTTTCAGTCTCATTGAATGTGTTCTGGTATCATTTGACAGTATTTAAACCCCTGTAAATTGGCGACACTctagaaacaaatataatatcCAGCATTTCCTTTCAGAAACAAATGGCCTCTGGTAGTCCTTctgataaaaatatcaataagtTATAATTATAATGATCTCCCTATTCTCCAACCCCCAAGACTACTGTATATGAGAGCTGCTTCTTAGGAAAGCTAATGATGCTGATGCTAATAGCCATCTTGGCAGTCATTGTCATCTTGATCCCCAATGGGTTTGTTGTGATAAGCATCAACTGTTAATTTTCTGCTTTCTATCTCAGTGTTTTTTGACTGGCCATCTTCCTCACTGCTCGATTTGCTCTCAGTAGAATTACTATCTTCTTTTGACTTGCTGCTGTCCTGAGAATCACTGACATCATCTTCTTCAGACTGGCTGACCTGCTCAGACTGGCTTTCTTcactctggctctctgctgaggcACTGTGAGACTGGAGACCCTCCTGGCTGGAACTATTCTCCTCAGTGGACTCTGGGCTTTCCTCTGAGTATTTAAGGCTTTCATTGGATTCACTGTCAGCTTGCTCCTCTCTGGATTCACTTTCTGAACTAGAGGGCTTATTCAAGCTGTTCTCTTCACTAGAGTCACTATCTTCCTGATCTTCTGAATGACTGGTGGTATTATCTGGGTTGTCACCCCTGGACTCACTCACTACTTCCTGAGATTCACTACTGTTTTCTTGAGATGGCAAATCGACCTCTTGACTAGACTCACTGCTGGGGTCTTGTACATTTTGACTGTCTTCTTGAGACTGAGTCTCCTCACTCTCTTCTAGAGATTCACTCTTGCTGCTTTCTCTGGATTGGCTGAGCCCATCTTCTTTGGAATTGGTGTTTTCTGTGGAGTCACTCTTGACATCTTCCATTGTGTTGCTATCATCAAGTTCACCCATCTCATCCTCCTCAGAAATgcgggactttttaaaaattttcctccgTGGGTACTCCATTGACTGGCTGTCAGCTGAATCCTGAGTGCTTGCTTGCTCAtcactgttttcttttgattcttttgatTTGACACTATCACTGTTCATTCTCAAGTTGCCTCTCTCACTCCTGATAGTGTCTGGATCATCATTCTGCATTTCTTCATCATCAAACTCAGAGCCATCCCCATGGCTACTATCCCCTTCACTGCCACCGCCCACCCAATGTTCCTCACTCTCACTGTCTTGAGCAAAGTCACCTCCCTCAGACCTGCTGTTCACCTCATTCTCATTGTCAAGGTCTCTGCTCTCACTGGTGGTATCTTGGGCACTGTCTTCCCCTTGTAAGGTACTGTCTTCCCTGGATTGTGTGATGTCAGCTGAGTCTTCATTACTTTTGAGTCTGGAATTTCCTCCTTGTCTCTCTTCAGGTCCTAGGCCATTGTCATCATCACCCAAAGTGTCATCTCCACTGTCATCTTCATCATCCTCTTTATCATCTCCTTTTCCTCCATTCCTATAGAGGCCACCAGCTGGTCTATATACATGTTGATGATCATCAGGGCCCTCCTCTGATTCAGCACTGTCACTGAGGTCTTCATTTGCCTGGTGTTTGGGGTTAACAAACATGGTCAGTACTCCAGGAGCAGATGTAAAGGGTGTTATCTAGgctcttctacttttttcttattaagtcCCTCCTTCTAACCCATGGTCAGTTTTACTGTTCAAAAACATCTCTACCAGAGgttaaggaggaagaaagaggagttGAAACTCAAGTCATTCCATTTTATGTAGACACAGTTCACTCAATGCTATAGAAATTTTCTCAAAACCCTTTATGGAAATCACATTTGTGAAACTCAAATCATATTTTAAGTCTGATCCCTGGAAGAAActttcagagaattttttttgtacattaaaGAAATGGTTTGTAATACTCATCAAATTGTTTAGTCtaaaacagagttttaaaaatactgagtgatttttaaaagacccaaatatttttttctcatcaactCTTGGGGGGAAAATGTACTAGGGCAGTAGAATGGAACCTTTAGCTAAAATGATAGTAAAATATTATAGTAAGATATATATCTCACCCAAACCATATTTATACTTCATTCACAGGCAGAGTTGCCCATAGAAGGCCTGGGTAAAACACTACAACTAGTGGAACCACCAGAGAAGCTTAGTTCTAAGTGTGGGCTCAGAGAGATTATCTCCGTAAGTCAAACAATTGGATCCTCTACACAAATAAGGAAGGATAGTGAGTCTTCATTCATTATGCTCTGGAAAAATCTGTTCTCCTTACCATACCCTATAGCAGAGCACTCTTgctaactttgtttttatttttccacctgTCCCTACTGATCAATGTCTGACTTTCCATTTGGGAGTACAGAATGATGACATCTCTTCCCATTGCTAGATTTTACACTGGTATGCTGGAACTAAGCATCTACTTAGTTCCCATACCTTAAAAGGCACATATTGAGCACTTCTCAAACAGAGACTATTACTTTCATCTGAGAGCTCAGAGAATATGGAGGCAATAAATCATATCTCCAGAAAAGAGCCCTCAATTCTATGCCTATaaatttctggaatgttcttttgaCAAACCTTTAGTAAATAATGACAAAAACTAATAATTCATCCTCTAGCTGGTTGAATACAGTGTAACATGGGTCAAAGCTTTGGGGAGAAACCTAGTTCCTGGAATCTCTGGAGCCCCCCACGTTTGAGTTTGGTCAAAATAACAGAACAGCTAAAAAAGTAATGACATTTAGtcttaggaaaattaaaaaaaaaaaaaaaagagtgtgcacacaagagaaagaaagccagcGTTTTATTAAACAGATATGATTATAAGGTAAGTCAACTTTCTCATTCCCAAAGTCACTGTTGAGATTGTTTTCAAGACAAATAATTAGTAAAGAAGCTGTTTTATTAAAGTTTCTTCAGGGATTTCCTATTATCTCCTCCAACAAGATCAATCCTTGACATAGAGGAGGTCTCTAGGCCCAGTAGGTACTTCATGTTAGCCAGAAAGCTTTCTCGGCCTGATCCAAACTACTCCAGTTGTTAAAGCAACATTTTAGAGTGATAAATGAGCAATTACTTGTCTATCATGGTCTGtgaccatttgtgtgtgtgtgtgtgtgtgtgtgtgtgtgtgtgtgtgtgtgcgcgtgtgcttTTTAACTACAGGGACATTTAGAGCCACAATGTCTACATTCTGGCCCCAGTGATAAATATGGAATAAACATCCGAATTCACccactcatttttctcttcttactttATGGGACTATTTAGCTAGCATAACCAATGGttagaaaatattacatttagaATTGTGCCAGGTAATTTAATCTAACATCATTTCCTTCAACTCCTAAGTAGTCTGAAAAGTTAAGAAAGGTCTGTTTAATTACCTGTTCCTCTGAGCTAACTTTACTTTCTTCAGATGACTCACTGCtctcctaaaaggaaaaaaaaagttgtttatttttacttttagtaattcccaaggaaagaaaaatatatgatacaCATCAGTTGCTTGCAGTTTGGATTTACTGCTGTCCAAATGGCCTAAAGTGATGAGAAGAGTGCTGAAGTAAATTTACTTGATGAGATGTTTATgaccaaaaaaatgaacaagatagTTACCAAGGGTGGTGTTGGTGTCTGAGCCAAATgaccctgttaaaaaaaaaaaaggaaggaaaacaagttACCCCTTCACAGATGGATCATGTCTggcaaatatttaaagtaattttaagggattttttttagtttcctgatatatattttacatttacttgAGGTATGATGACATCTTATGGTGTAATGGCaaaaagaacctgaatgtgagatgaCCCGATGGCCTGGAAAAGGTCTTGTTATCTAAAACACCTTGAAGGTTTTTGTGTTTCTGGTGCTTCacttagagaaaaattatattttctttgaagctCGTTGTTCATACAACCTGGACGAAATGTAACATAGGAAAGAAAGTCAGCATTGAAGCTTAGAACCCAGATTTAAGTCTCAATTAGCtccttggttttggttttatccCTGAAAACAAACTGTCTTGGTATTAGTGCTGAAATTCACATATTTCAGGAAACCCCTAAGTCTTGGGTAAACTGCAATGTTTGATTACTCTGTGTGAATATGAGAAATTCCTTTCACCTGTCCAATGTCAATTTCTTATTCATAAATTAAGAATATTAGCAACTACTGTGCATACTCCACAGACTTGCTGTGAGGATGAAGTTGGAAGCATCTTGAGAATTTTTCAGTATGAtataaactaaagaaacaatCCATTTTGAGAACATCACTTTATAAAATTCAGTAGTAGATAAAACTGAACTGAGAAAGCCATTAAACACTTCTTGAATCACATAAGATCACGTctcccagggcaggggcggggggaaaCCTAATCAATCTGAAACTTAATCAGGGCAtagttctgatttatttcactttctttaatCCTGATGCATTCTCCTGATCTACACTCCCCCTTTCCCTCAAGTACAGCAAAATCCTCAAATCCCTCCTGATTTGAAGCTGCTTACGTGATGGTTATGAATTGCAGAGTAAAGCACGGAGCTGCTATCAACATGTCTTTGATGAGCCTCTCAGCTATGCTAGGCTGTGGATATCTCCCGAGAGGAAGGAGATGTAATCACTTTAATTCTCTGCCCTGTGACACTGCAGGCAGGCACAATGGCAGACTCCCCGAGACCACTCTGTCAGTTATCATTTGGAATTAAGGGATGAGAGGGAGCAAGATACTGGTATTTTTCTCATGCCAAATGTTTGTAGTACTCTAGAGTGTTTGGTTGAATGAGAGGGAGAATCTACAGTGGCTACTTTTCAATTGGCCAGCCTAAGGACATCTCTGATGAAAGTTGATAAAAGAAATCCTTTAGTGTCTATTCTAGTCTCAGGCAGGGGCAGGACCCCGTCTCAAGCCTCTGACATTGTCTGGCCACCTCTAATAGTGTTGTACCCAAGCTGCATCATATGCAAATGCCAGCAGCAAACAAGGTCATGAGCAAAACACTCTGATTTAGCataaaattttaagcattatttGTAGTTTTAATCTTGAGAAACTACTGGCCTCCAAGACTTGGCCTCTTCCTGAGAGGGATATAGCATCCTGATAGAGAATGTGCATTCTGGAGCCGGAGTGACCTGGGTTTAAAGTCTGGCTCTAACGTTTAGTCACCATGTAACCAGAAAGATTAGGTTACTCCCTGTGTCTCAGTGTTCTCACGTAAAGCACAGAACAGTCTGACAATGGTTCTTGAGTCATTCAGAGTCAACACACAATCAACATTTAGCTGTTATTCCAGAGACTCTGATACcctctcattcttctttctttttttactttccaaGACTTGACCTTTTGCCTTCCAGACATTTCCTGGTAAAACAGATTTCTTGTCCTAACCCTTTAAGAGcagtcttttttattctttgagatagaaagcgtgagcagggctgggggggcagagagggagggaaaaacttaagcaggctgtatgcccagtgcagagcctgacatggggctaaatctctcaacagtgagatcatgacctgagctgaaatcaagagccagatgcttaaccaactgagccacctagcactCCAAAGAGCAGCCGTGGTTTACAGTCATTCATCCCCTTCTACTACTGTACATGTCCATTATGAAAATAAAGCTAAAGGAAAACATGCCTCCTCACCAAATTATAGTATTAAGTTGAAGTTGAAGCATTATATGAACTAAATTTTTTCATATGAACTAGAAATTATAGCCCTTACTACCTATATCTTAGGTTATTAAGGTATTTATTAAATCATTAGCAGTATCAATATTTGCAGTAGAGCCAATTTGGGGATACTAataatatgttaaattaaaaatattttttaatcttatttctacTCACCGTCCATTCTTCAGAGCTCTCAGATTCAGTATTTTGATACCTGGCTACCtagaaaatttaatat from Suricata suricatta isolate VVHF042 chromosome 1, meerkat_22Aug2017_6uvM2_HiC, whole genome shotgun sequence encodes:
- the DMP1 gene encoding dentin matrix acidic phosphoprotein 1 isoform X2, with amino-acid sequence MKTSILLLFLWGLSCALPVTRYQNTESESSEEWTGHLAQTPTPPLANEDLSDSAESEEGPDDHQHVYRPAGGLYRNGGKGDDKEDDEDDSGDDTLGDDDNGLGPEERQGGNSRLKSNEDSADITQSREDSTLQGEDSAQDTTSESRDLDNENEVNSRSEGGDFAQDSESEEHWVGGGSEGDSSHGDGSEFDDEEMQNDDPDTIRSERGNLRMNSDSVKSKESKENSDEQASTQDSADSQSMEYPRRKIFKKSRISEEDEMGELDDSNTMEDVKSDSTENTNSKEDGLSQSRESSKSESLEESEETQSQEDSQNVQDPSSESSQEVDLPSQENSSESQEVVSESRGDNPDNTTSHSEDQEDSDSSEENSLNKPSSSESESREEQADSESNESLKYSEESPESTEENSSSQEGLQSHSASAESQSEESQSEQVSQSEEDDVSDSQDSSKSKEDSNSTESKSSSEEDGQSKNTEIESRKLTVDAYHNKPIGDQDDNDCQDGY
- the DMP1 gene encoding dentin matrix acidic phosphoprotein 1 isoform X1, coding for MKTSILLLFLWGLSCALPVTRYQNTESESSEEWTGHLAQTPTPPLESSESSEESKVSSEEQANEDLSDSAESEEGPDDHQHVYRPAGGLYRNGGKGDDKEDDEDDSGDDTLGDDDNGLGPEERQGGNSRLKSNEDSADITQSREDSTLQGEDSAQDTTSESRDLDNENEVNSRSEGGDFAQDSESEEHWVGGGSEGDSSHGDGSEFDDEEMQNDDPDTIRSERGNLRMNSDSVKSKESKENSDEQASTQDSADSQSMEYPRRKIFKKSRISEEDEMGELDDSNTMEDVKSDSTENTNSKEDGLSQSRESSKSESLEESEETQSQEDSQNVQDPSSESSQEVDLPSQENSSESQEVVSESRGDNPDNTTSHSEDQEDSDSSEENSLNKPSSSESESREEQADSESNESLKYSEESPESTEENSSSQEGLQSHSASAESQSEESQSEQVSQSEEDDVSDSQDSSKSKEDSNSTESKSSSEEDGQSKNTEIESRKLTVDAYHNKPIGDQDDNDCQDGY